A genomic segment from uncultured Erythrobacter sp. encodes:
- the pabB gene encoding aminodeoxychorismate synthase component I yields the protein MGQTTPFVLLDDARAGESAADALLYEAPRALFVAHRPDQVDSVLAAAEAARTAEGGSLAGYIAYEAGLALEPKLAGRAAARSGAAGPLVWLGLFDAPTRIAAGDVPSWLAARAEGSGTLGPMEPQLSPGGYEAAFNALREAIHAGDIYQANLTYPLAGSFRGDPVGLYAALRDAAAAGYGGLIFDGSHWLLSFSPELFVALNGSEAKVKPMKGTRPRSPEPEADAALADDLATSVKDRAENLMIVDLMRNDLSRVAEAGSVHVDAPFAVESYPTVHQMVSTVRARLSPGKGAMDLVRALFPCGSITGAPKIRAMELLGEVERDARGPYCGAIGRIDADGNAAFNVAIRTLRLTPIENGQGSAVLGIGSAIVADSDALSERRECEVKAGFLRRAAPGLSAPQCDLIETMRFEPDSGIALLELHLARMKASAATLGFAFDRHALRNQIQALCFELDAPARVRLLVARSGASALETGPLPAPLGEPVTVAALPNPLDPSDWRLMHKTSDRGFYEEALAAARSFGADEALLVRGDGLVTEGSFTCVFADGPDGVLLTPPASLGLLPGVLREHLLTEGKAREAELTLDDLASGFWLGNALRGLMRAALV from the coding sequence ATGGGTCAGACTACGCCTTTCGTGCTGCTTGACGATGCCCGCGCCGGGGAAAGTGCTGCCGACGCGCTGCTGTACGAAGCGCCGCGCGCGCTGTTTGTGGCGCATCGGCCGGATCAGGTGGACAGCGTTCTGGCTGCGGCCGAGGCTGCCCGCACGGCGGAGGGCGGGTCGCTGGCTGGCTATATCGCCTATGAAGCGGGCTTGGCGCTGGAGCCGAAGCTGGCAGGCCGCGCCGCCGCGCGCAGCGGAGCAGCGGGGCCGCTGGTGTGGCTCGGCCTGTTCGATGCGCCGACGCGGATTGCGGCGGGCGATGTGCCCAGCTGGCTCGCCGCGCGGGCGGAAGGCAGCGGCACGCTCGGCCCGATGGAGCCGCAGCTCTCCCCAGGTGGATACGAAGCGGCGTTTAATGCCCTGCGCGAGGCGATCCACGCGGGCGATATCTATCAGGCGAACCTCACCTACCCGCTGGCAGGCTCGTTCCGCGGCGATCCGGTCGGGCTCTATGCCGCGCTGCGCGATGCGGCGGCGGCAGGCTATGGCGGGCTTATCTTCGACGGGTCGCACTGGCTGCTGAGCTTCTCGCCCGAACTGTTCGTGGCGCTGAATGGCAGCGAGGCGAAGGTGAAGCCGATGAAGGGCACGCGTCCGCGCAGCCCGGAGCCGGAGGCAGACGCGGCGCTGGCGGACGATCTCGCCACCTCGGTGAAAGACCGGGCCGAGAATCTGATGATCGTCGATCTGATGCGCAATGATCTGTCGCGCGTGGCCGAAGCGGGCAGCGTTCATGTCGATGCGCCCTTCGCGGTCGAGAGCTACCCGACGGTGCACCAGATGGTCTCGACCGTCCGCGCGCGGCTCAGCCCTGGCAAGGGCGCGATGGATCTGGTGCGCGCGCTGTTTCCCTGCGGATCGATCACCGGCGCGCCGAAGATCCGGGCAATGGAACTGCTGGGCGAGGTGGAGCGCGATGCGCGCGGGCCCTATTGCGGCGCAATCGGGCGGATCGATGCTGACGGGAATGCGGCGTTCAATGTCGCGATCCGGACGCTGCGCCTCACCCCGATTGAGAACGGACAGGGTAGTGCGGTGCTCGGCATCGGCTCGGCGATTGTGGCGGATAGTGATGCGCTGTCCGAACGGCGCGAATGCGAGGTCAAGGCGGGTTTCCTGCGCCGCGCCGCACCGGGACTGAGCGCGCCGCAATGCGACCTGATCGAGACGATGCGCTTCGAGCCTGACAGCGGCATCGCGCTGCTGGAACTCCACCTCGCGCGGATGAAGGCGAGCGCGGCCACGCTGGGTTTCGCCTTTGATCGCCATGCTCTGCGCAACCAGATCCAGGCGCTGTGCTTTGAACTCGACGCCCCGGCGCGTGTGCGGCTGCTAGTGGCGCGCTCCGGGGCGAGCGCGCTGGAAACCGGGCCGCTGCCTGCGCCTTTGGGCGAGCCGGTGACAGTCGCGGCGCTGCCCAATCCGCTCGATCCGTCGGACTGGCGGCTGATGCACAAGACCTCGGACCGCGGCTTTTACGAGGAGGCGCTCGCCGCCGCGCGCAGCTTCGGCGCGGACGAGGCTCTGCTGGTGCGCGGGGATGGCCTCGTCACCGAAGGCAGCTTCACCTGCGTCTTTGCCGACGGACCCGACGGCGTGCTGCTGACGCCTCCCGCTAGCCTCGGCCTGCTCCCCGGCGTGCTGCGCGAACATCTGCTCACCGAGGGCAAGGCGCGCGAGGCAGAATTGACGCTGGACGATCTCGCCAGCGGCTTCTGGCTCGGCAATGCGCTGCGCGGATTGATGCGGGCGGCGCTGGTCTGA
- a CDS encoding RNA pseudouridine synthase: MADIKILYEDGEALVIDKPSGVSVDRPRKGGICLEDHLERLKLGFQRPPVAVHRLDTDTSGCLLLARNPKALARFNKAFEERLVGKTYLAILAGHPQGTQGTIELSLSKISSAEKGWRMIPAKKGKPAVSHWELVGELGPHSLIRFRPETGRTHQLRVHALAGLGLPLLGDPIYGAGNAPGAKRTMLHAESLTVTRPGKPAIEARAALPLDFLALGAKDGGATDG; this comes from the coding sequence ATGGCTGATATCAAAATCCTATACGAAGACGGCGAAGCGCTGGTGATCGACAAGCCTTCGGGCGTCTCGGTCGATCGGCCGCGCAAGGGCGGAATTTGCCTGGAAGACCACCTCGAGCGGCTGAAGCTGGGTTTCCAGCGTCCGCCGGTCGCGGTGCATCGGCTCGACACCGATACGAGCGGCTGCCTGCTGCTCGCCCGCAATCCCAAGGCGCTCGCGCGGTTCAATAAGGCGTTCGAGGAGCGGCTGGTGGGCAAGACCTATCTCGCGATCCTCGCCGGGCATCCGCAGGGGACACAAGGGACGATCGAGCTTTCGCTGTCGAAGATCAGCTCGGCGGAGAAGGGCTGGCGGATGATCCCGGCCAAGAAGGGCAAGCCGGCCGTCTCGCACTGGGAGCTGGTGGGCGAGCTTGGACCGCACAGCCTGATTCGCTTCCGCCCCGAAACCGGCCGCACCCACCAGTTGCGGGTCCATGCCTTGGCGGGCCTCGGCCTGCCGCTGCTGGGCGATCCGATTTATGGCGCGGGCAATGCGCCGGGTGCCAAGCGCACGATGCTCCATGCCGAGAGCCTGACCGTCACCCGCCCCGGCAAACCCGCCATCGAAGCGCGCGCCGCGCTGCCGCTCGATTTCCTCGCTCTCGGGGCGAAGGATGGCGGGGCGACAGATGGATGA
- the arfB gene encoding alternative ribosome rescue aminoacyl-tRNA hydrolase ArfB, which produces MDDDSPEPLSARAIRLASESFLAGSGPGGQNANKVATEVELRVNIYALRLSPPVFARLRALAGAKLAGNGDLIINSKAHRTQEANRQDARVKLAALLEEAQTEPKRRAKTRLNRVGKTERLKVKKVRGTVKANRGKPSSSDW; this is translated from the coding sequence ATGGATGACGATTCGCCCGAACCGCTAAGCGCCCGCGCGATCCGGCTGGCGAGCGAGAGCTTTCTCGCAGGTTCCGGCCCCGGTGGGCAGAACGCGAACAAGGTCGCGACTGAAGTCGAGCTGCGGGTGAACATCTACGCGCTGCGCCTGTCACCCCCGGTGTTTGCGCGGCTGCGGGCGCTGGCGGGTGCGAAGCTGGCGGGGAACGGCGATCTCATCATCAATTCCAAGGCCCACCGCACGCAGGAGGCCAACCGACAGGACGCCCGCGTCAAGCTGGCAGCGCTGCTGGAGGAAGCCCAGACCGAGCCCAAGCGGCGGGCCAAGACCCGCCTCAACCGGGTAGGCAAGACGGAGCGGCTCAAGGTCAAGAAGGTGCGCGGTACGGTGAAGGCCAATCGCGGCAAGCCCAGCAGTTCGGACTGGTAA
- the rpmG gene encoding 50S ribosomal protein L33 yields the protein MAKPTTVKIRLVSSEGTGFFYVTKKNPRNITEKMSFRKYDPVARKHVEFKEAKIK from the coding sequence ATGGCGAAGCCCACCACCGTCAAGATCCGCCTCGTCTCGAGCGAGGGCACCGGCTTCTTCTACGTGACCAAGAAGAACCCGCGCAACATCACCGAGAAGATGAGCTTCCGGAAGTATGATCCCGTGGCGCGCAAGCACGTTGAATTCAAGGAAGCCAAGATCAAGTAA
- a CDS encoding outer membrane lipoprotein carrier protein LolA, which yields MKTPIASLRTLAIGLGAGALALGLAPAGTAPLTAPAAAQSSAQSATNLDKVVGALRGISTMKADFTQTDRQGATLRGQMTLKRPGKIRFDYGKDADFLVISNGKSLYVIDYEVNQVERWPIGNSPLGALFDPDRDVKKFGKMVPTSNPNVLSVEVRDPKKPEFGMITLIFTKNPSAPGGLQLTHWVALDAQNNRTKVVLSNQRYGVAVADSTFTFKDPRRSTRRPG from the coding sequence ATGAAAACACCTATCGCTTCTCTTCGCACGCTCGCCATCGGCCTTGGGGCCGGTGCGCTGGCGCTTGGCCTTGCCCCCGCTGGCACGGCCCCGCTGACCGCTCCGGCTGCGGCGCAATCTTCGGCTCAGTCCGCCACCAACCTCGACAAGGTGGTCGGCGCGCTGCGCGGCATCTCCACCATGAAGGCCGACTTCACCCAGACCGACCGGCAGGGCGCCACCCTGCGCGGGCAGATGACGCTGAAGCGCCCCGGCAAGATTCGCTTCGACTATGGCAAGGACGCCGATTTCCTCGTCATCTCGAACGGCAAGTCGCTTTATGTGATCGATTACGAGGTCAATCAGGTGGAACGCTGGCCGATCGGCAATTCGCCGCTGGGCGCGCTGTTCGATCCTGATCGCGATGTGAAGAAGTTCGGCAAGATGGTGCCGACCAGCAACCCCAACGTGCTGAGCGTGGAAGTGCGCGATCCCAAGAAGCCCGAGTTCGGGATGATCACGCTGATCTTCACCAAGAACCCGTCGGCACCCGGCGGTTTGCAGCTGACCCACTGGGTCGCGCTCGATGCGCAGAACAACCGCACCAAGGTGGTGCTGTCGAACCAGCGGTACGGCGTGGCGGTGGCCGACAGCACGTTCACCTTCAAGGACCCGCGCCGCTCAACTCGTCGTCCGGGATGA
- a CDS encoding alkaline phosphatase: MTTTRALIALLAAALPLGGCVTTINTSSASEARPAPVAEVAAPKQAKNVILFIGDGMGISTITATRIYEGQKRGETGEENRLSFEKFDNLALVKTYNTNAQVPDSAGTATAMHSGTKTRIGVLGIGPDAEKGVCKDALANPLPLLGEEVKQRGLALGIVTTTRLTHATPASVYSRSADRDWESDTNIPADQQGQGCKDIAQQLADAKFDVALGGGTAVFYGKDKERGGRRIDAGADLPSAWAATNGGTVVKTAAELAAAPMDKPVLGLFNPGHLTFMADRKPDSPEPTLTDMTAQAITRLKADPDGFYLMVEGGRIDHAHHAGQAGYALEEAVEFARAVQYAVDNTDPAETLIMVTADHSHVFTISGYPQRGNDILGLVVPPKGNGEDGGDGTSPLLAADGKPYTTLGYTNGPGGLLAKKHDDENDDHDHGRPMPETGIKARQQALVPLGSETHGGEDVALFATGPGASRVRGVIEQNVIYAIIRKALGWE; the protein is encoded by the coding sequence ATGACCACGACCCGCGCCCTGATCGCTCTGCTGGCTGCAGCCCTGCCCCTGGGCGGGTGTGTGACTACCATCAACACCAGCAGCGCGAGCGAGGCGCGTCCAGCTCCGGTGGCTGAGGTTGCCGCGCCGAAGCAGGCCAAGAATGTGATCCTGTTCATCGGTGACGGCATGGGCATCTCCACCATCACCGCCACGCGCATTTACGAAGGACAGAAGCGCGGCGAGACGGGGGAGGAAAACCGGCTCAGCTTCGAAAAGTTCGACAACCTTGCGCTGGTCAAGACCTACAACACCAATGCGCAGGTGCCCGACAGCGCGGGCACGGCGACCGCGATGCATTCAGGGACCAAGACCCGCATCGGGGTGCTCGGCATCGGGCCGGATGCGGAAAAGGGCGTATGCAAGGACGCGCTCGCCAATCCCTTGCCCTTGCTGGGCGAGGAAGTGAAGCAGCGGGGCCTCGCGCTCGGGATCGTCACCACGACGCGCCTGACTCATGCGACTCCGGCCAGCGTCTATTCGCGCAGCGCGGATCGTGACTGGGAGAGCGACACCAATATCCCCGCCGACCAGCAGGGACAGGGCTGCAAGGACATTGCGCAGCAGCTTGCCGACGCGAAGTTCGACGTCGCGCTCGGCGGCGGTACCGCGGTGTTCTACGGCAAGGACAAGGAGCGCGGTGGCCGCCGGATTGATGCAGGCGCCGATCTGCCCAGTGCATGGGCCGCGACAAACGGCGGCACCGTCGTCAAGACCGCCGCCGAATTGGCCGCCGCGCCGATGGACAAACCGGTGCTCGGCCTGTTCAACCCCGGCCACCTGACCTTTATGGCCGACCGGAAGCCGGATTCGCCCGAACCCACCCTCACCGACATGACCGCACAGGCGATCACGCGGCTCAAGGCTGATCCTGATGGTTTCTACCTGATGGTCGAAGGCGGGCGGATCGATCACGCGCACCACGCCGGACAGGCGGGCTATGCGCTGGAGGAGGCGGTCGAATTCGCGCGCGCGGTGCAATATGCGGTCGACAACACCGATCCTGCCGAAACCCTGATCATGGTCACCGCCGATCACAGCCACGTCTTCACGATTTCGGGCTACCCGCAGCGCGGGAACGACATCCTCGGGCTGGTCGTGCCGCCGAAGGGCAATGGCGAGGATGGCGGCGACGGCACATCGCCCCTGCTGGCAGCGGACGGCAAGCCCTACACCACATTGGGCTATACCAACGGGCCGGGCGGGCTGTTGGCCAAGAAGCATGACGATGAAAATGACGACCACGATCACGGCCGCCCGATGCCCGAAACCGGGATCAAGGCCCGCCAGCAAGCGCTGGTGCCGCTCGGTAGCGAGACTCACGGCGGCGAGGACGTCGCCCTGTTCGCCACCGGCCCCGGCGCAAGCCGCGTGCGCGGTGTGATCGAGCAGAACGTGATCTACGCGATCATCCGAAAGGCGCTGGGCTGGGAATAG
- a CDS encoding exodeoxyribonuclease III yields MLTVATWNINSARLRVGLIEKLLNEAAPDILCLQEIKCESHLFPAEALAALGYTHQAVSGQKGYHGVATVSRVPIREVTRHDWQDNGEARHIGVEVLGKDLLIENVYVPAGGDVPDRAVNKKFGQKLDFLGRMTKWADTLDRTTLIVGDFNIAPLESDVWSHKQLLKVVSHTPIEVETLGRFQDAHGWVDLGRQHVPAPQRYYSWWSYRNPGWQENDKGRRLDHMWASPAVAKQARAHRVLEDARSWTQPSDHVPLITEFDL; encoded by the coding sequence ATGCTGACTGTCGCCACCTGGAACATCAATTCCGCCCGCCTGCGCGTGGGCCTGATCGAAAAGCTGCTCAACGAAGCCGCGCCTGACATCCTGTGTCTGCAAGAGATCAAGTGCGAGAGCCATCTGTTCCCGGCCGAGGCGCTAGCGGCGCTGGGTTACACCCATCAGGCGGTGAGCGGGCAGAAAGGCTATCACGGCGTCGCCACCGTCAGCCGCGTGCCGATCCGCGAAGTCACCCGCCACGACTGGCAGGACAATGGCGAAGCGCGGCATATCGGCGTGGAAGTGCTGGGCAAGGATCTGCTGATCGAGAACGTCTATGTCCCCGCTGGCGGCGATGTGCCGGACCGCGCGGTGAACAAGAAATTCGGTCAGAAGCTCGATTTCCTCGGGCGCATGACCAAGTGGGCCGATACGCTCGACCGGACCACGCTGATCGTCGGCGATTTCAACATCGCCCCGCTCGAAAGCGATGTGTGGAGCCACAAGCAGTTGCTCAAGGTCGTCAGCCACACGCCGATCGAGGTGGAGACTCTGGGCCGGTTTCAGGACGCCCACGGGTGGGTCGATCTCGGGCGTCAGCACGTGCCTGCGCCGCAGCGCTATTACTCCTGGTGGAGCTATCGCAACCCCGGCTGGCAGGAGAACGACAAGGGTCGGCGGCTTGACCATATGTGGGCCTCGCCCGCGGTGGCGAAGCAGGCGCGGGCGCACCGGGTGCTGGAAGATGCGCGCAGCTGGACGCAGCCGTCCGATCACGTGCCGCTGATCACGGAGTTCGACCTCTGA
- the ribA gene encoding GTP cyclohydrolase II, producing the protein MDALRHGWPLAFEGGPVLLPVETAIAQGASAPRMLISAARAATLKLANQREAAVPHAPVLIAGGEDFTMRDALPIADPALDLGNPLKGPFKAVTLDWEESARAALELARIAGILPAFLVDPVDAGEAQPVAVSDLAAYSAAGALRIVTRARLPVSACEEAEIVAFRSAADLREHVALVIGKQSGDRQPLVRLHSECLTGDILGSLKCDCGPQLDAALHAMAHETQNSGGWGVLLYMRQEGRGIGLVNKLRAYRLQDQGFDTVEANQRLGLPDEARDFPVAARMLELLGARRIRLLTNNPAKVTALEAAGITVSERVPHQLPENPHNARYLATKRDRSGHLLK; encoded by the coding sequence GTGGACGCGCTGCGCCACGGCTGGCCGCTGGCGTTCGAGGGTGGGCCGGTTCTACTCCCGGTGGAGACCGCTATTGCGCAGGGTGCCAGCGCGCCGCGGATGCTGATTTCCGCCGCCCGTGCCGCCACGCTGAAACTCGCCAACCAGCGCGAGGCCGCCGTGCCGCACGCGCCTGTGCTGATTGCCGGGGGCGAGGATTTCACCATGCGCGATGCTCTGCCGATTGCTGACCCGGCACTCGATCTGGGCAATCCCTTGAAAGGCCCATTCAAGGCGGTGACGCTGGACTGGGAAGAATCGGCCCGCGCCGCGCTGGAATTGGCGCGGATTGCGGGGATCCTGCCTGCGTTTCTGGTCGACCCGGTGGACGCGGGTGAGGCGCAGCCGGTCGCCGTGTCCGATCTCGCCGCCTATTCCGCTGCGGGAGCCCTGCGCATCGTGACCCGCGCGCGCCTGCCCGTTTCGGCCTGCGAAGAGGCCGAGATCGTCGCCTTCCGCTCGGCCGCCGACCTGCGCGAGCACGTGGCGCTGGTCATCGGCAAGCAATCGGGCGACCGCCAGCCGCTGGTGCGGCTCCATTCCGAGTGCCTCACCGGCGACATCCTCGGCAGCCTCAAATGCGATTGCGGCCCGCAACTGGACGCCGCGCTGCACGCGATGGCGCATGAGACGCAGAACTCAGGCGGGTGGGGCGTGCTGCTCTATATGCGGCAGGAGGGGCGCGGGATCGGCCTCGTCAACAAGCTGCGCGCTTATCGCCTGCAGGATCAGGGGTTCGATACGGTCGAGGCCAACCAGCGGCTCGGCCTGCCCGATGAAGCTCGCGATTTCCCGGTGGCGGCGCGGATGCTGGAACTGCTGGGCGCGCGGAGGATCCGCCTGCTGACCAACAACCCGGCGAAAGTCACCGCGCTGGAAGCTGCCGGGATCACCGTCAGCGAGCGCGTGCCGCACCAGCTCCCCGAAAACCCGCACAACGCCCGCTATCTGGCGACCAAGCGGGATCGCTCAGGGCATTTGCTGAAGTAA